The Impatiens glandulifera chromosome 8, dImpGla2.1, whole genome shotgun sequence genome includes a window with the following:
- the LOC124912023 gene encoding subtilisin-like protease SBT6.1 isoform X2, with protein MIILVMGHLLLVLLLVKIQSVLDLHPTLKSMHFAYLQMLSFLQVSYTSWFLDAFNYAIAMNMDVLNLSIGGPDYLDLPFVEKVWELTANNIIMVSAIGNDGPLYGTLNNPADQSDVIGVGGIDYNDHIASFSSRGMSTWEIPHGYGRVKPDVVAYGREIMGSKISTGCKSLSGTSVASPVVAGVVCLLASVIPETERKKILNPASMKQALVEGASKLPGPNMYEQGAGRVDLLESFEILKSYKPRASIFPGVLDYTDCPYSWPFCRQPLYAGAMPVVFNATILNGMGVIGYVEGSPTWNPSDEVGNLLSIHFKYSEVIWPWTGFLALYIQIKEEGAQFSGEIEGNITLNVISPSDKEEKAGKRSSTCVLRLKLKVIPTPPRSNRILWDQFHNIKYPPGYIPRDSLDVRNDILDWHGDHLHTNFHIMFNMLTEAGYYVETLGSPLTCFDAHQYGTLLLVDLEDEYFPEEIRKLRDDIVHTGLGLIVFSEWYNIDTMVKMRFFDDNTRSWWTPVTGGANVPALNDLLAPLGIAFGDKILNGDFFIDDEQTRYASGTDIVRFPRGGYVHSFPFMDSSESGATQNILSSKSKADYPILGFLDAGSGRIAVYGDSNCLDSSHMVTNCYLLLRKMLDFTSKNVKDPVLFSGKVRIDKPIYQNDNQLPSRRTDINFSAYSAVVGKPLVCGSDSRFEVWGTKGYNLHVRGRNRRLPGYPVLDLGIGLNSSSFASETYNLRSPGSTKIKDVSTGNKYLGILSADELDMSVLAASRWLLPAIVAVCGLLLFLSLWRIRQKRRRRRKGSNSATRFTNL; from the exons CTTCTTGCAGGTGTCGTACACTTCTTGGTTCCTAGATGCCTTCAACTATGCTATTGCAATGAATATGGATGTTCTAAATTTGAGTATAGGTGGACCTGATTATTTGGATCTTCCATTTGTGGAGAAG GTGTGGGAATTGACAGCTAACAATATCATCATGGTTTCGGCAATTGGAAACGATGGACCTCTCTATGGTACTTTAAACAATCCAGCAGATCAAAGTGATGTTATTGGTGTTGGTGGCATCGATTACAATGACCACATAGCTTCGTTTTCTTCACGTGGCATGAGCACTTGGGAGATCCCTCATGG ctACGGTCGTGTGAAACCTGATGTTGTGGCATATGGGAGGGAGATTATGGGATCGAAAATTAGTACAGGTTGTAAAAGTTTATCGGGCACTAGTGTGGCAAGTCCAGTAGTGGCTGGGGTAGTATGCCTTCTAGCTAGTGTCATTCCCGAAactgaaagaaagaaaatattaaatccCGCAAGCATGAAGCAAGCACTTGTTGAAGGTGCTTCGAAGCTTCCTGGACCAAATATGTATGAACAAGGTGCAGGACGAGTTGATCT GTTAGAATCCTTTGAAATTCTAAAGAGTTATAAACCTCGAGCAAGCATCTTCCCTGGTGTACTTGATTATACAGATTGTCCTTATTCGTGGCCTTTTTGCCGACAACCACTCTATGCGGGTGCAATGCCTGTAGTCTTTAACGCAACCATTTTGAATGGGATGGGTGTAATTGGTTATGTTGAAGGTTCGCCAACGTGGAATCCTTCAGACGAAGTGGGTAATCTTCTTAGTATTCATTTCAAATATTCAGAGGTAATTTGGCCTTGGACTGGTTTCCTAGCCCTCTACATACAAATTAAAGAAGAAGGAGCTCAGTTCTCCGGTGAAATTGAAGGCAATATAACTCTCAATGTGATCAGTCCTTCTGATAAAGAGGAGAAAGCTGGAAAAAGAAGCAGCACTTGTGTTCTTCGCTTGAAGCTGAAAGTGATCCCCACTCCTCCGAGATCAAACCGCATACTTTGGGATCAGTTTCACAATATAAAATACCCGCCTGGTTATATTCCTAGAGACTCGTTAGATGTTCGTAACGACATTCTCGATTGGCATGGCGACCATTTACATACAAATTTTCACATAATGTTCAATATGCTGACGGAGGCTGGATATTATGTTGAGACTCTAGGTTCGCCTCTGACATGTTTTGACGCTCATCAGTATGGAACACTCCTATTGGTTGATCTTGAAGATGAGTATTTCCCTGAGGAGATTAGGAAACTGAGGGATGACATTGTTCATACCGGGCTAGGCCTTATAGTGTTTTCCGAATGGTATAACATAGACACGATGGTGAAAATGAGATTTTTCGATGATAATACGAGAAGTTGGTGGACCCCGGTGACAGGTGGCGCTAATGTTCCTGCCTTGAATGATCTGTTGGCCCCTTTGGGTATTGCATTTGGTGATAAGATTTTGAATGGTGATTTCTTTATTGACGACGAGCAGACGCGATATGCTTCTGGGACAGATATTGTTAGGTTTCCTCGAGGTGGGTATGTACATAGCTTCCCTTTCATGGATAGCTCAGAAAGTGGAGCCACACAGAACATCTTAAGCTCCAAGTCTAAG GCAGACTATCCTATTCTTGGTTTTCTTGATGCGGGCAGTGGTCGAATTGCAGTATACGGAGATTCCAACTGTCTAGACAGCAGCCACATGGTTACGAATTGTTACTTGCTATTGAGGAAAATGCTGGATTTCACCAGCAAAAATGTTAAAGATCCTGTGCTTTTCTCAGGGAAAGTGAGGATAGACAAACCCATCTACCAAAATGACAACCAATTACCTTCTCGAAGAACAGATATTAACTTTTCTGCTTATTCTGCTGTTGTTGGAAAGCCCTTGGTATGTGGAAGTGATTCCAGGTTTGAAGTATGGGGTACAAAGGGATATAACTTACATGTCAGGGGTAGAAACCGTAGATTGCCAGGCTATCCAGTCCTCGACTTGGGGATAGGTTTGAACTCTTCTTCTTTTGCGTCTGAGACTTACAATTTGAGAAGTCCCGGTTCAACAAAGATAAAAGATGTGTCTACCGGGAATAAGTACTTGGGTATACTCAGTGCAGATGAA CTCGATATGTCCGTGCTAGCTGCCAGTCGTTGGCTCCTTCCTGCCATTGTCGCTGTTTGTG GTTTGCTGCTTTTCTTGAGCTTATGGAGGATTCGGCAAAAgcgaaggaggaggaggaaaggTTCGAATTCGGCCACCCGATTCACCAACCTATAG
- the LOC124912025 gene encoding pentatricopeptide repeat-containing protein At3g02330, mitochondrial-like: MFTRFLFCLSPQLHFHSFRHIRSVTTVAAEGKRTFSHIFQQCSQRAAIFPGKQAHARMVLTHFTPTVFVTNCLMQMYIKCSTLDYARKVFDRMPHRDMISWNAMIFGYVGSRNLEVAHSMFDLMPVKDVVSWNTLISGYSQIGKYRKSLEMFLLMMRMERLVLDRATFAIVLKACSSSDNYEMGIQVHALAVFMGFDCDVVTGSALIDMYAKCRKLEESLKFFDEMPERNLVSWSAAIAGCIQNEQLYGGLELFKKMQRDGVGVSQSAYASVFRSCAALCEVGFGSQLHAHALKTNFGSDMLVGTSILDMYAKSGRLSDARKLFNSLRNHSVQSYNAMIVGCVRSSQGLDALQIFKRLLQSGLPFDEITLSGAVSACSLIQGRLQGIQIHGLALKSSLWSQVCVANAVLDMYGKCGDSFIARRVFDEMPIRDAVSWNAVIAAYVQNGEEDETLSIFVLMLRSRMEPDDFTYGSVLKACSSQQSLNKGLEIHTRIVKSGMGFDWFVGSSLVDMYCKCAKIDEAEKIHYRLEERTIISWNAIISGFSLHNQSEESQKFFFKMLKEQAEPDIYTYATVLDTCSNLATVELGKQIHAQITKHNLQQDVFISSTLVDMYSKCGILDDSKLIFERSLKRDIVTWNAMITAYAHHGLADEALRTFDRLQLEGLKPIHATLVAIFRACAHMGLVEKGVNHFNSMKKEYGLDPQLEHYTCLVDIFGRSGQIRKALEVIQEMPFEADDVTWKTLLNLCKLKGNVEIAEIAAKAIMKMDNEDSAALIQLSNVYADAGMWDEVKEVRKMMRSGRLKKEPGCSWIEVKNELHMFVVADKAHPRGQEIYQQLHLLMVEMTWFEDILMD, translated from the coding sequence ATGTTCACGCGATTCCTCTTCTGTCTGTCTCCTCAACTCCATTTTCATTCTTTTCGTCATATCCGTTCAGTGACTACCGTTGCAGCAGAAGGAAAGAGAACCTTCTCTCACATATTCCAACAATGTTCGCAGCGAGCGGCGATATTTCCGGGGAAGCAAGCTCATGCCCGGATGGTATTGACTCATTTCACACCCACTGTTTTTGTAACGAATTGCTTAATGCAGATGTATATAAAATGTTCAACTTTAGATTATGCACGTAAAGTATTCGACAGAATGCCTCACAGGGATATGATTTCATGGAATGCCATGATTTTTGGTTATGTTGGATCTAGAAACCTGGAGGTTGCACATTCCATGTTTGATTTAATGCCTGTGAAGGATGTTGTTTCGTGGAATACGTTAATTTCTGGGTATTCACAGATTGGTAAGTACAGGAAGTCCTTAGAGATGTTCCTGCTGATGATGCGGATGGAGAGATTGGTGTTGGATAGAGCAACCTTTGCCATTGTTTTAAAAGCTTGTTCTTCTTCGGATAACTATGAGATGGGGATACAGGTTCATGCACTTGCAGTCTTCATGGGTTTTGATTGTGATGTGGTAACTGGGAGTGCATTGATAGACATGTATGCAAAGTGTAGGAAATTGGAGGAATCGTTGAAGTTCTTTGATGAAATGCCTGAAAGGAATTTGGTTTCTTGGAGTGCTGCCATTGCAGGTTGTATTCAAAATGAACAGCTTTACGGTGGTTTGGAACTCTTCAAGAAAATGCAGAGAGATGGAGTTGGCGTGAGTCAATCTGCTTATGCTAGCGTTTTTAGATCATGTGCAGCTTTATGTGAAGTTGGGTTTGGTTCTCAGTTACACGCTCATGCTTTAAAGACTAACTTCGGATCTGATATGTTAGTAGGAACTTCAATTTTAGATATGTATGCAAAATCTGGCAGATTATCTGATGCTAGAAAGCTATTTAATTCGTTGAGAAATCATAGTGTGCAATCCTACAATGCTATGATTGTTGGCTGCGTTCGAAGTAGTCAAGGATTAGATGCTTTGCAGATATTCAAACGTTTGCTTCAGTCTGGTCTTCCATTTGATGAAATAACTCTATCAGGAGCAGTAAGTGCTTGTTCATTGATCCAGGGTCGTTTACAGGGAATCCAAATTCACGGATTGGCTTTAAAGAGTAGTCTATGGTCTCAAGTTTGCGTGGCGAATGCTGTTCTTGACATGTATGGAAAGTGCGGTGATTCCTTTATTGCACGCAGAGTGTTCGATGAGATGCCAATAAGGGATGCTGTCTCTTGGAATGCTGTGATTGCAGCCTATGTTCAAAACGGAGAAGAAGACGAAACTCTTTCGATATTTGTCTTGATGCTGCGATCCAGGATGGAACCCGATGACTTCACTTATGGTAGCGTACTGAAAGCTTGTTCGAGTCAACAATCTCTTAACAAAGGATTGGAAATTCATACGAGAATAGTGAAATCTGGCATGGGTTTCGACTGGTTTGTCGGGAGTTCACTTGTCGATATGTACTGCAAATGCGCGAAGATTGACGAGGCAGAAAAGATTCATTACCGGCTAGAAGAACGAACGATTATATCATGGAACGCTATAATCTCAGGCTTCTCTTTACACAACCAAAGCGAAGAATCCCAAAAATTCTTCTTCAAGATGTTGAAAGAACAAGCCGAACCCGACATTTACACGTACGCCACTGTTCTCGATACATGTTCTAATCTAGCAACAGTCGAACTCGGAAAACAAATCCACGCTCAAATTACGAAACACAATCTTCAACAAGATGTGTTCATATCCAGCACGCTAGTGGACATGTACTCGAAATGCGGAATCTTGGACGACAGTAAACTGATTTTCGAGAGATCTTTAAAACGCGATATAGTGACGTGGAACGCGATGATAACCGCCTACGCTCATCACGGTCTTGCTGATGAGGCGTTGAGAACCTTCGATCGCCTTCAGCTCGAGGGATTGAAGCCAATTCACGCCACTCTAGTTGCTATCTTCCGTGCATGCGCCCACATGGGGCTGGTCGAGAAAGGGGTGAATCACTTCAACTCGATGAAGAAAGAATACGGGTTGGATCCTCAGCTCGAGCATTACACTTGTCTGGTTGATATTTTCGGAAGGTCTGGTCAAATTAGAAAAGCTTTGGAGGTTATTCAAGAGATGCCGTTTGAAGCTGATGATGTTACTTGGAAAACATTGCTGAATCTTTGTAAATTGAAAGGGAATGTTGAGATAGCTGAAATAGCAGCAAAGGCTATTATGAAGATGGATAATGAAGATTCGGCTGCCTTAATTCAATTGTCAAATGTTTATGCTGATGCTGGAATGTGGGATGAAGTTAAAGAGGTTAGGAAGATGATGCGGTCTGGTCGATTAAAGAAGGAACCGGGTTGCAGCTGGATTGAAGTTAAGAATGAATTACATATGTTTGTAGTTGCGGACAAGGCTCATCCAAGAGGCCAAGAGATTTATCAACAACTTCATTTGCTAATGGTTGAAATGACTTGGTTTGAGGATATTCTTATGGATTAA